In Vanessa atalanta chromosome 17, ilVanAtal1.2, whole genome shotgun sequence, one DNA window encodes the following:
- the LOC125070217 gene encoding CD109 antigen isoform X2 gives MNLKIIHIIPILLLQSCLAQDYGSPTYNPDIQSNPTNDYNTNDPKYDSTNRRYSNRNQFDINQYDSNRNQNNDQRYNQYDTRNDPTYNKNPFSADNTPRPSWDNSRTYSTSFKSAELEHESVIINEATYFIVASQMVRPGQIYKISANILRARLQMTIRASISCNGVEITDVIEKVKEGVPEILNMRVPATSVPGEYKLRVEGLYLDDPFGGRAFVNESKLTFSQRFMTIFIQMDKPVYMQSQTVRFRVIPINTELKAFGRAIDVFILDPNRRIMKRWLSRQSNFGTVSLQYQLSDQPLFGEWTVRVEALGQVEETQFLVEEYYQTRFEVNVTMPAFFFNTEQYIHGRVMANYTSGAPVRGNLTLRATLRPIPQYRPLHFRRGQFNNRGPGAPLSSPQYTQVRPNYNPYLYNESGRSPYEYEGQVDEYGRPVNYRPGQPNQIDQPDWWVDPQKVTHRMFNFDEKYPFWMPRPESIELAHLNIQNYPPYNTPTTYNYYNNPDYDKLPYFRFFNGTYNFKYPMSELAQLVPTLDGVEVIITASVGDPFLDEVIEGYSIARIFNSSLSVTFLGGELQVFKPAMPFDVYMAVSYHDGSRLPAWQAAGVSLHVSGTLEGRGGALQPRRPVLLPGHDAVWHLRLDLYELLGLEKDPNYREVLNSVTGIRLSATLTDALGGRAAADVRLLAHVSPDHHHIRVSTSTTDAKVGEYVIFHVQSNFYMETFNYVLMSKGIIITSGQEVMQEGVRTFAVSVSAEMSPVATLLVWAHRRRALVLADSLTFPVNGVSTNNFTVHVNNRKHRTGERVEVAIYGEPGAYVGLSGIDHAFYTMQAGNELTYAKVISKMSHFDEATNGTFAYTWRSHFGDADELVYFPSPSFGIDANRTFEFAGLIVMSDVAVWRRPSLCNATMGYAECLDGACYPFDKHCDGTPDCADRTDEANCKHDDSFELAHFRKFRFNRILRQYENVWLWRDVNIGPHGRYVFTLDVPAAPAHWTLSAFAMSPGAGLGMLARPLTYVGILPFFIKVEGPDRCKQGEQLGLRVAVFNYQPQNIEAVVVLASSPDYKFVHVEENGIVRSYNPRTSFGEHQFFVYILAGDAAVVHVPVVAARLGRVRVDVLAATLQGTHRASKYIDVEADGIPQYRHQSILLDLSNRAYVFQYMHVNVTETPIIPYEVDRYYVFGSNKARISIVGDVVGPLFPTMPVNATSLLDLPMDSAEQNMFSFAANMYLTLYMRLINQRNRTLERDAFYHMNILYQRQLSFMKPDGSFSLFRSDWNQSASSVWLTSFCAKIFQDASFNEWENFIYIDPDVISMAVSWVLEHQRPEGAFYEVTWLPDRNANSTINVPLDSQLYRDAGHQLKGLKVNNSIILQRNLTLTAQVVITLESVKNLKDIGVREGLSALVSTAQQRGVAWLERHLQLLHECGEPLALALVAYALTAAKAPSSEHAFRLLKRHQRTEGGLVYWGKEPVPQPPYKMENQKPFLLPRLPYKYDSNNIAATAYALLACMDHQDNNEPIVMWLNSQRLRDGGWASTQDTYIALRALIEYTNRKRLRDVSSLHVSVDAVALHGDTRTLRVRNDNLATMQTIDIPEAWGTVKVTARGAGYAILQMSVQYNVDIERFQTMPPERSFSLLAHAHYHGRNQSHIEYQTCASWTLTSESPRSGMAVLEVGIPTGYMVQQQRLDSYVLSRAVRTLQRAKYRPDKLLFYFDYFDQETTCVNFTIERWYPVANMSRYLPIRVYDYYAPERFNETIFDALPTYLLNICEVCGSSQCPYCAIYNAASHILGIPILLLLTLVILVRN, from the exons ATGAATCTTAAGATTATACACATCATACCAATACTACTTCTGCAATCATGCTTAGCCCAGGATTATGGTTCACCAACATACAATCCTGATATTCAGTCGAACCCTACAAATGACTACAATACAAATGACCCAAAATATGACAGTACAAACAGAAGATACTCCAACAGAAATCAGTTTGATATAAACCAGTATGATTCCAATCGAAATCAGAATAATGATCAGAGATACAACCAATATGATACCCGGAATGAtccaacatataataaaaatccatTCAGTGCTGACAATACACCAAGACCGTCATGGGATAACAGTCGTACTTATAGCACTTCTTTTAAAAGTGCCGAATTAGAGCATGAAAGTGTTATCATCAATGAAGC CACCTACTTCATAGTTGCCTCACAAATGGTTCGGCCAggccaaatatataaaatatcagctAATATACTGAGAGCTCGGCTCCAGATGACTATCAGAGCTTCTATATCATGCAATGGGGTGGAAATAACAGATGTTATTGAGAAAGTAAAAGAAGGAGTGCCCGAAATTCTTAATATGAGA GTACCGGCCACATCAGTTCCAGGTGAATACAAATTACGTGTTGAAGGCTTGTATTTAGATGATCCATTTGGAGGACGCGCATTTGTAAATGAATCAAAATTGACGTTCTCACAAAGATTCATGACAATATTTATACAGATGGACAAGCCTGTCTATATGCAGAGTCAGACAG tacgATTTCGTGTGATCCCGATAAACACAGAGCTGAAGGCGTTTGGACGAGCTATCGACGTTTTCATCCTCGATCCTAACAGACGTATCATGAAAAGATGGCTTTCAAGACAG AGCAATTTCGGAACGGTGAGCCTGCAGTATCAGCTGTCGGACCAGCCGCTTTTCGGCGAGTGGACGGTACGGGTGGAGGCACTGGGACAAGTGGAGGAAACGCAGTTCCTCGTCGAGGAGTACTATCAGACCAGATTCGAG GTGAACGTGACGATGCCGGCGTTCTTCTTCAACACGGAGCAGTACATCCACGGGCGGGTGATGGCCAACTACACGTCGGGCGCGCCGGTGCGCGGCAACCTCACGCTGCGCGCCACGCTGCGGCCCATCCCGCAGTACCGCCCGCTGCACTTCCGCCGCGGACAGTTCAACAACCGCGGGCCCGGCGCGCCGCTCTCCTCCCCGCAGTACACGCAAG TTCGCCCGAACTACAATCCGTACCTCTACAACGAGTCCGGTCGTTCGCCGTACGAGTACGAGGGCCAGGTGGACGAGTACGGCCGGCCGGTCAACTACCGGCCCGGACAGCCTAATCAGATCGATCAACCGGATTGGTGGGTCGACCCGCAGAAGGTCACCCATAGAATGTTCAATTTT gaTGAAAAATATCCATTCTGGATGCCGAGACCGGAATCGATCGAGCTCGCTCATctgaatattcaaaattatcccCCGTACAACACCCCCACTACATACAACTACTACAACAACCCTGACTATGATAAACTGCCGTATTTTAGATTT ttcAATGGCACATATAACTTCAAGTACCCAATGTCTGAGCTAGCTCAGTTGGTGCCCACCCTGGATGGTGTGGAAGTAATTATCACAGCATCTGTCGGTGATCCGTTCCTGGACGAGGTGATCGAGGGTTACAGTATAGCTAGGATCTTCAACTCATCACTGTCGGTCACCTTCCTCGGAGGTGAATTGCAAGTTTTCAAGCCGGCTATGCCGTTTGACGTTTAT ATGGCGGTGTCGTACCACGACGGGTCGCGGCTGCCGGCGTGGCAGGCGGCCGGCGTGTCGCTGCACGTGTCGGGCACGCTGGAGGGGCGCGGGGGGGCGCTGCAGCCGCGCCGGCCTGTGCTGCTGCCCGGACACGACGCTGTGTGGCATCTGCGGCTCGACCTATACGAACTGCTCG GTCTGGAGAAGGATCCCAACTACCGCGAGGTGTTGAACAGCGTGACGGGCATCCGGCTGAGCGCGACGCTGACGGACGCGCTGGGCGGGCGCGCGGCGGCCGACGTGCGGTTGCTGGCGCACGTCAGCCCCGACCACCACCACATACGCGTCTCTACGTCCACCACCGACGCCAAG GTTGGAGAGTACGTCATTTTCCACGTGCAGAGTAATTTTTATATGGAGACGTTTAACTACGTGCTTATGTCGAAAGGCATCATCATAACTAGCGGCCAAGAGGTCATGCAG GAGGGCGTGCGCACGTTCGCCGTGAGCGTGTCGGCGGAGATGTCGCCGGTGGCCACGCTGCTGGTGTGGGCGCACCGCCGCCGCGCGCTCGTGCTGGCCGACTCGCTCACCTTCCCCGTCAACGGCGTGTCCACCAACAAC TTCACGGTGCACGTGAACAACCGCAAGCATCGCACGGGCGAGCGCGTCGAGGTGGCCATCTACGGCGAGCCCGGCGCGTACGTGGGGCTGTCCGGCATCGACCACGCCTTCTATACCATGCAGGCCGGCAACGAGCTCACCTACGCTAAG GTGATATCTAAGATGTCTCACTTCGATGAGGCAACGAACGGCACGTTTGCATACACTTGGCGCTCGCACTTCGGCGACGCTGACGAACTCGTGTACTTCCCCTCGCCGAGTTTCGGTATCGACGCTAACCGCACCTTTGA ATTCGCCGGTTTGATAGTGATGAGCGACGTGGCGGTGTGGCGCCGGCCCAGCCTGTGCAACGCGACCATGGGCTACGCGGAGTGCCTGGACGGCGCCTGCTACCCCTTCGACAAGCACTGCGACGGGACGCCCGACTGCGCTGACAGGACCGATGAGGCTAACT GCAAGCACGACGACTCGTTCGAGCTGGCGCACTTCCGCAAGTTCCGCTTCAACCGCATCCTGCGGCAGTACGAGAACGTGTGGCTGTGGCGCGACGTGAACATCGGGCCGCACGGGCGCTACGTGTTCACGCTGGACGTGCCGGCCGCGCCCGCGCACTGGACGCTGTCCGCCTTCGCCATGTCGCCCGGCGCCGGCCTCGGCATGCTGGCGCGCCCGCTCACC TATGTAGGCATTTTGCCGTTCTTCATAAAAGTGGAGGGACCAGATCGCTGCAAACAGGGGGAGCAGCTCGGCCTGCGCGTTGCCGTGTTCAACTACCAGCCGCAGAACATCGAAGCCGTCGTCGTGCTCGCCTCGTCGCCGGACTACAAATTCGTGCACGTGGAGGAGAACGGAATT GTGCGGTCGTACAACCCGCGCACGTCGTTCGGCGAGCACCAGTTCTTCGTGTACATCCTGGCGGGCGACGCGGCCGTGGTGCACGTGCCCGTGGTGGCGGCGCGCCTGGGCCGCGTGCGCGTGGACGTGCTGGCCGCCACGCTGCAGGGCACGCACCGCGCCTCCAAGTACATCGACGTCGAG GCTGACGGTATCCCGCAATATCGACACCAATCTATACTATTGGATCTGTCGAATCGCGCCTACGTATTCCAGTACATGCACGTCAATGTGACAGAGACACCCATTATCCCGTACGAAGTAGACCGTTACTATGTGTTCGGGTCGAACAAAGCGAGAATATCTATAGTTGGTGACGTGGTTGGACCGCTCTTCCCTACCATGCCTGTTAACGCGACTAGTCTCCTCGATCTACCTATG GATTCAGCAGAACAGAACATGTTCAGCTTCGCGGCGAATATGTACTTGACACTATACATGCGACTCATCAACCAACGCAACCGCACGCTCGAGCGCGACGCCTTCTACCACATGAACATCCTGTATCAGAGACAGCTTTCCTTCATGAAGCCAGATGGCTCCTTCAGCCTGTTTCGTAGCGACTG GAACCAATCGGCATCGAGTGTGTGGCTGACTTCTTTCTGCGCTAAAATATTCCAAGACGCATCATTCAATGAGTGGGAGAACTTCATCTATATTGATCCTGAT GTAATCTCAATGGCGGTATCGTGGGTGTTGGAGCACCAGCGGCCTGAGGGGGCCTTCTACGAGGTGACATGGTTGCCAGATCGCAACGCCAACAGCACTATCAACGTGCCGCTCGACTCGCAGCTTTACCGCGATGCCGGGCATCAGCTGAAAGGCCTAAAG GTCAACAATTCGATAATACTGCAACGGAACCTTACACTCACCGCTCAAGTGGTTATCACTCTGGAGTCAGTCAAAAACCTTAAAGACATAGGTGTGCGAGAG GGGCTGAGCGCGCTCGTGTCGACGGCGCAGCAGCGCGGCGTGGCGTGGCTGGAGCGCCACCTGCAGCTGCTGCACGAGTGCGGGGAGCCGCTGGCGCTGGCGCTCGTGGCCTACGCGCTCACCGCCGCCAAGGCGCCCAGCTCCGAGCACGCCTTCCGCCTGCTCAAGCGCCACCAGCGCACCGAGG GTGGGCTAGTTTACTGGGGCAAGGAGCCAGTCCCCCAACCGCCATATAAGATGGAGAATCAGAAACCGTTCCTGTTGCCACGTTTGCCTTACAAGTACGACTCGAACAATATTGCAGCTACAGCCTACGCCCTTTTAGCTTGTATGGACCACCAG GATAACAATGAGCCGATCGTTATGTGGCTCAATTCTCAACGACTTAGAGATGGTGGCTGGGCTTCTACACAG GACACGTACATAGCTCTCCGTGCACTGATTGAATACACGAACCGCAAACGTCTGCGTGACGTGAGCTCGCTGCACGTGAGCGTGGACGCGGTGGCGCTGCACGGAGACACGCGGACGCTTCGCGTGCGTAACGACAACCTCGCCACCATGCAAACTATCGAT ATCCCGGAGGCGTGGGGCACTGTGAAGGTgacggcgcgcggcgcggggtACGCCATCCTGCAGATGTCGGTGCAGTACAATGTGGACATCGAGCGCTTCCAGACCATGCCGCCCGAACGCTCCTTCTCTCTGCTGGCGCACGCGCACTACCACGGCCGGAACCAGTCGCACATAGAGTACCAGACGTGTGCCAG TTGGACCTTGACGTCAGAGTCCCCGCGCTCGGGTATGGCGGTGCTGGAGGTGGGCATCCCCACGGGGTACATGGTGCAGCAGCAGCGGCTCGACTCATACGTGCTGTCCCGCGCGGTGCGCACGCTGCAGCGCGCCAAGTACCGCCCCGACAAGCTGCTATTTTACTTTGACTAT ttcgaTCAAGAAACGACCTGCGTGAACTTCACGATAGAGCGCTGGTACCCCGTCGCTAATATGTCGCGTTACCTGCCCATACGTGTATATGACTACTACGCTCCCG AGCGTTTCAACGAGACAATATTCGATGCGCTGCCCACATACCTTCTAAACATTTGTGAAGTGTGCGGCTCATCCCAGTGCCCATACTGCGCCATCTACAACGCTGCATCACACATCTTGGGGATACCCATACTGTTACTACTGACACTCGTGATCTTAGTAAGAAAT TAA
- the LOC125070217 gene encoding CD109 antigen isoform X1: MNLKIIHIIPILLLQSCLAQDYGSPTYNPDIQSNPTNDYNTNDPKYDSTNRRYSNRNQFDINQYDSNRNQNNDQRYNQYDTRNDPTYNKNPFSADNTPRPSWDNSRTYSTSFKSAELEHESVIINEATYFIVASQMVRPGQIYKISANILRARLQMTIRASISCNGVEITDVIEKVKEGVPEILNMRVPATSVPGEYKLRVEGLYLDDPFGGRAFVNESKLTFSQRFMTIFIQMDKPVYMQSQTVRFRVIPINTELKAFGRAIDVFILDPNRRIMKRWLSRQSNFGTVSLQYQLSDQPLFGEWTVRVEALGQVEETQFLVEEYYQTRFEVNVTMPAFFFNTEQYIHGRVMANYTSGAPVRGNLTLRATLRPIPQYRPLHFRRGQFNNRGPGAPLSSPQYTQVRPNYNPYLYNESGRSPYEYEGQVDEYGRPVNYRPGQPNQIDQPDWWVDPQKVTHRMFNFDEKYPFWMPRPESIELAHLNIQNYPPYNTPTTYNYYNNPDYDKLPYFRFFNGTYNFKYPMSELAQLVPTLDGVEVIITASVGDPFLDEVIEGYSIARIFNSSLSVTFLGGELQVFKPAMPFDVYMAVSYHDGSRLPAWQAAGVSLHVSGTLEGRGGALQPRRPVLLPGHDAVWHLRLDLYELLGLEKDPNYREVLNSVTGIRLSATLTDALGGRAAADVRLLAHVSPDHHHIRVSTSTTDAKVGEYVIFHVQSNFYMETFNYVLMSKGIIITSGQEVMQEGVRTFAVSVSAEMSPVATLLVWAHRRRALVLADSLTFPVNGVSTNNFTVHVNNRKHRTGERVEVAIYGEPGAYVGLSGIDHAFYTMQAGNELTYAKVISKMSHFDEATNGTFAYTWRSHFGDADELVYFPSPSFGIDANRTFEFAGLIVMSDVAVWRRPSLCNATMGYAECLDGACYPFDKHCDGTPDCADRTDEANCKHDDSFELAHFRKFRFNRILRQYENVWLWRDVNIGPHGRYVFTLDVPAAPAHWTLSAFAMSPGAGLGMLARPLTYVGILPFFIKVEGPDRCKQGEQLGLRVAVFNYQPQNIEAVVVLASSPDYKFVHVEENGIVRSYNPRTSFGEHQFFVYILAGDAAVVHVPVVAARLGRVRVDVLAATLQGTHRASKYIDVEADGIPQYRHQSILLDLSNRAYVFQYMHVNVTETPIIPYEVDRYYVFGSNKARISIVGDVVGPLFPTMPVNATSLLDLPMDSAEQNMFSFAANMYLTLYMRLINQRNRTLERDAFYHMNILYQRQLSFMKPDGSFSLFRSDWNQSASSVWLTSFCAKIFQDASFNEWENFIYIDPDVISMAVSWVLEHQRPEGAFYEVTWLPDRNANSTINVPLDSQLYRDAGHQLKGLKVNNSIILQRNLTLTAQVVITLESVKNLKDIGVREGLSALVSTAQQRGVAWLERHLQLLHECGEPLALALVAYALTAAKAPSSEHAFRLLKRHQRTEGGLVYWGKEPVPQPPYKMENQKPFLLPRLPYKYDSNNIAATAYALLACMDHQDNNEPIVMWLNSQRLRDGGWASTQDTYIALRALIEYTNRKRLRDVSSLHVSVDAVALHGDTRTLRVRNDNLATMQTIDIPEAWGTVKVTARGAGYAILQMSVQYNVDIERFQTMPPERSFSLLAHAHYHGRNQSHIEYQTCASWTLTSESPRSGMAVLEVGIPTGYMVQQQRLDSYVLSRAVRTLQRAKYRPDKLLFYFDYFDQETTCVNFTIERWYPVANMSRYLPIRVYDYYAPERFNETIFDALPTYLLNICEVCGSSQCPYCAIYNAASHILGIPILLLLTLVILVRNVRLTT; this comes from the exons ATGAATCTTAAGATTATACACATCATACCAATACTACTTCTGCAATCATGCTTAGCCCAGGATTATGGTTCACCAACATACAATCCTGATATTCAGTCGAACCCTACAAATGACTACAATACAAATGACCCAAAATATGACAGTACAAACAGAAGATACTCCAACAGAAATCAGTTTGATATAAACCAGTATGATTCCAATCGAAATCAGAATAATGATCAGAGATACAACCAATATGATACCCGGAATGAtccaacatataataaaaatccatTCAGTGCTGACAATACACCAAGACCGTCATGGGATAACAGTCGTACTTATAGCACTTCTTTTAAAAGTGCCGAATTAGAGCATGAAAGTGTTATCATCAATGAAGC CACCTACTTCATAGTTGCCTCACAAATGGTTCGGCCAggccaaatatataaaatatcagctAATATACTGAGAGCTCGGCTCCAGATGACTATCAGAGCTTCTATATCATGCAATGGGGTGGAAATAACAGATGTTATTGAGAAAGTAAAAGAAGGAGTGCCCGAAATTCTTAATATGAGA GTACCGGCCACATCAGTTCCAGGTGAATACAAATTACGTGTTGAAGGCTTGTATTTAGATGATCCATTTGGAGGACGCGCATTTGTAAATGAATCAAAATTGACGTTCTCACAAAGATTCATGACAATATTTATACAGATGGACAAGCCTGTCTATATGCAGAGTCAGACAG tacgATTTCGTGTGATCCCGATAAACACAGAGCTGAAGGCGTTTGGACGAGCTATCGACGTTTTCATCCTCGATCCTAACAGACGTATCATGAAAAGATGGCTTTCAAGACAG AGCAATTTCGGAACGGTGAGCCTGCAGTATCAGCTGTCGGACCAGCCGCTTTTCGGCGAGTGGACGGTACGGGTGGAGGCACTGGGACAAGTGGAGGAAACGCAGTTCCTCGTCGAGGAGTACTATCAGACCAGATTCGAG GTGAACGTGACGATGCCGGCGTTCTTCTTCAACACGGAGCAGTACATCCACGGGCGGGTGATGGCCAACTACACGTCGGGCGCGCCGGTGCGCGGCAACCTCACGCTGCGCGCCACGCTGCGGCCCATCCCGCAGTACCGCCCGCTGCACTTCCGCCGCGGACAGTTCAACAACCGCGGGCCCGGCGCGCCGCTCTCCTCCCCGCAGTACACGCAAG TTCGCCCGAACTACAATCCGTACCTCTACAACGAGTCCGGTCGTTCGCCGTACGAGTACGAGGGCCAGGTGGACGAGTACGGCCGGCCGGTCAACTACCGGCCCGGACAGCCTAATCAGATCGATCAACCGGATTGGTGGGTCGACCCGCAGAAGGTCACCCATAGAATGTTCAATTTT gaTGAAAAATATCCATTCTGGATGCCGAGACCGGAATCGATCGAGCTCGCTCATctgaatattcaaaattatcccCCGTACAACACCCCCACTACATACAACTACTACAACAACCCTGACTATGATAAACTGCCGTATTTTAGATTT ttcAATGGCACATATAACTTCAAGTACCCAATGTCTGAGCTAGCTCAGTTGGTGCCCACCCTGGATGGTGTGGAAGTAATTATCACAGCATCTGTCGGTGATCCGTTCCTGGACGAGGTGATCGAGGGTTACAGTATAGCTAGGATCTTCAACTCATCACTGTCGGTCACCTTCCTCGGAGGTGAATTGCAAGTTTTCAAGCCGGCTATGCCGTTTGACGTTTAT ATGGCGGTGTCGTACCACGACGGGTCGCGGCTGCCGGCGTGGCAGGCGGCCGGCGTGTCGCTGCACGTGTCGGGCACGCTGGAGGGGCGCGGGGGGGCGCTGCAGCCGCGCCGGCCTGTGCTGCTGCCCGGACACGACGCTGTGTGGCATCTGCGGCTCGACCTATACGAACTGCTCG GTCTGGAGAAGGATCCCAACTACCGCGAGGTGTTGAACAGCGTGACGGGCATCCGGCTGAGCGCGACGCTGACGGACGCGCTGGGCGGGCGCGCGGCGGCCGACGTGCGGTTGCTGGCGCACGTCAGCCCCGACCACCACCACATACGCGTCTCTACGTCCACCACCGACGCCAAG GTTGGAGAGTACGTCATTTTCCACGTGCAGAGTAATTTTTATATGGAGACGTTTAACTACGTGCTTATGTCGAAAGGCATCATCATAACTAGCGGCCAAGAGGTCATGCAG GAGGGCGTGCGCACGTTCGCCGTGAGCGTGTCGGCGGAGATGTCGCCGGTGGCCACGCTGCTGGTGTGGGCGCACCGCCGCCGCGCGCTCGTGCTGGCCGACTCGCTCACCTTCCCCGTCAACGGCGTGTCCACCAACAAC TTCACGGTGCACGTGAACAACCGCAAGCATCGCACGGGCGAGCGCGTCGAGGTGGCCATCTACGGCGAGCCCGGCGCGTACGTGGGGCTGTCCGGCATCGACCACGCCTTCTATACCATGCAGGCCGGCAACGAGCTCACCTACGCTAAG GTGATATCTAAGATGTCTCACTTCGATGAGGCAACGAACGGCACGTTTGCATACACTTGGCGCTCGCACTTCGGCGACGCTGACGAACTCGTGTACTTCCCCTCGCCGAGTTTCGGTATCGACGCTAACCGCACCTTTGA ATTCGCCGGTTTGATAGTGATGAGCGACGTGGCGGTGTGGCGCCGGCCCAGCCTGTGCAACGCGACCATGGGCTACGCGGAGTGCCTGGACGGCGCCTGCTACCCCTTCGACAAGCACTGCGACGGGACGCCCGACTGCGCTGACAGGACCGATGAGGCTAACT GCAAGCACGACGACTCGTTCGAGCTGGCGCACTTCCGCAAGTTCCGCTTCAACCGCATCCTGCGGCAGTACGAGAACGTGTGGCTGTGGCGCGACGTGAACATCGGGCCGCACGGGCGCTACGTGTTCACGCTGGACGTGCCGGCCGCGCCCGCGCACTGGACGCTGTCCGCCTTCGCCATGTCGCCCGGCGCCGGCCTCGGCATGCTGGCGCGCCCGCTCACC TATGTAGGCATTTTGCCGTTCTTCATAAAAGTGGAGGGACCAGATCGCTGCAAACAGGGGGAGCAGCTCGGCCTGCGCGTTGCCGTGTTCAACTACCAGCCGCAGAACATCGAAGCCGTCGTCGTGCTCGCCTCGTCGCCGGACTACAAATTCGTGCACGTGGAGGAGAACGGAATT GTGCGGTCGTACAACCCGCGCACGTCGTTCGGCGAGCACCAGTTCTTCGTGTACATCCTGGCGGGCGACGCGGCCGTGGTGCACGTGCCCGTGGTGGCGGCGCGCCTGGGCCGCGTGCGCGTGGACGTGCTGGCCGCCACGCTGCAGGGCACGCACCGCGCCTCCAAGTACATCGACGTCGAG GCTGACGGTATCCCGCAATATCGACACCAATCTATACTATTGGATCTGTCGAATCGCGCCTACGTATTCCAGTACATGCACGTCAATGTGACAGAGACACCCATTATCCCGTACGAAGTAGACCGTTACTATGTGTTCGGGTCGAACAAAGCGAGAATATCTATAGTTGGTGACGTGGTTGGACCGCTCTTCCCTACCATGCCTGTTAACGCGACTAGTCTCCTCGATCTACCTATG GATTCAGCAGAACAGAACATGTTCAGCTTCGCGGCGAATATGTACTTGACACTATACATGCGACTCATCAACCAACGCAACCGCACGCTCGAGCGCGACGCCTTCTACCACATGAACATCCTGTATCAGAGACAGCTTTCCTTCATGAAGCCAGATGGCTCCTTCAGCCTGTTTCGTAGCGACTG GAACCAATCGGCATCGAGTGTGTGGCTGACTTCTTTCTGCGCTAAAATATTCCAAGACGCATCATTCAATGAGTGGGAGAACTTCATCTATATTGATCCTGAT GTAATCTCAATGGCGGTATCGTGGGTGTTGGAGCACCAGCGGCCTGAGGGGGCCTTCTACGAGGTGACATGGTTGCCAGATCGCAACGCCAACAGCACTATCAACGTGCCGCTCGACTCGCAGCTTTACCGCGATGCCGGGCATCAGCTGAAAGGCCTAAAG GTCAACAATTCGATAATACTGCAACGGAACCTTACACTCACCGCTCAAGTGGTTATCACTCTGGAGTCAGTCAAAAACCTTAAAGACATAGGTGTGCGAGAG GGGCTGAGCGCGCTCGTGTCGACGGCGCAGCAGCGCGGCGTGGCGTGGCTGGAGCGCCACCTGCAGCTGCTGCACGAGTGCGGGGAGCCGCTGGCGCTGGCGCTCGTGGCCTACGCGCTCACCGCCGCCAAGGCGCCCAGCTCCGAGCACGCCTTCCGCCTGCTCAAGCGCCACCAGCGCACCGAGG GTGGGCTAGTTTACTGGGGCAAGGAGCCAGTCCCCCAACCGCCATATAAGATGGAGAATCAGAAACCGTTCCTGTTGCCACGTTTGCCTTACAAGTACGACTCGAACAATATTGCAGCTACAGCCTACGCCCTTTTAGCTTGTATGGACCACCAG GATAACAATGAGCCGATCGTTATGTGGCTCAATTCTCAACGACTTAGAGATGGTGGCTGGGCTTCTACACAG GACACGTACATAGCTCTCCGTGCACTGATTGAATACACGAACCGCAAACGTCTGCGTGACGTGAGCTCGCTGCACGTGAGCGTGGACGCGGTGGCGCTGCACGGAGACACGCGGACGCTTCGCGTGCGTAACGACAACCTCGCCACCATGCAAACTATCGAT ATCCCGGAGGCGTGGGGCACTGTGAAGGTgacggcgcgcggcgcggggtACGCCATCCTGCAGATGTCGGTGCAGTACAATGTGGACATCGAGCGCTTCCAGACCATGCCGCCCGAACGCTCCTTCTCTCTGCTGGCGCACGCGCACTACCACGGCCGGAACCAGTCGCACATAGAGTACCAGACGTGTGCCAG TTGGACCTTGACGTCAGAGTCCCCGCGCTCGGGTATGGCGGTGCTGGAGGTGGGCATCCCCACGGGGTACATGGTGCAGCAGCAGCGGCTCGACTCATACGTGCTGTCCCGCGCGGTGCGCACGCTGCAGCGCGCCAAGTACCGCCCCGACAAGCTGCTATTTTACTTTGACTAT ttcgaTCAAGAAACGACCTGCGTGAACTTCACGATAGAGCGCTGGTACCCCGTCGCTAATATGTCGCGTTACCTGCCCATACGTGTATATGACTACTACGCTCCCG AGCGTTTCAACGAGACAATATTCGATGCGCTGCCCACATACCTTCTAAACATTTGTGAAGTGTGCGGCTCATCCCAGTGCCCATACTGCGCCATCTACAACGCTGCATCACACATCTTGGGGATACCCATACTGTTACTACTGACACTCGTGATCTTAGTAAGAAATGTACGTTTAACTACGTAG